A window of the Polaribacter batillariae genome harbors these coding sequences:
- a CDS encoding glycoside hydrolase family 31 protein, producing MKNIKILFLLLFVSTFLFSQNSKRVLENLKQDGNTITIQVNDGRYLIEFYSSEIVETSFLPKGEVQSNTSHAVVLKPKKTHIIINQLKNKVIYKSDGIEVQIQKEPFKISYFYKGEEVISEKRGYYKSKHNALETVKDNIIAKETEKIEFNLTENEVLYGAGARALGMNRRGNRLALFNRAHYGYETHSALMNFTLPIVISSKKYMLHFDNAPVGYLDLDSKKNNSLTYETISGRKTYQVIVGDSWEKLIENYTQLTGKQPLPPRWALGNFSSRFGYHSQKETEKTIAKFKDEEIPVDAVILDLYWFGKDIQGTMGNLEVYKDSFPDIKRMISNFKEKGVKTVLITEPFILTNSNKWNEAVAKDVLAKDSVGNPAKYDFYFGNTGIVDIYKKEGKDWFWNIYKEILALGVKGLWGDLGEPEVHPTWVQHAIGSANEVHNTYGHDWAKLIFEGYKTDFPNERPFILMRAGYSGSQRFGMIPWSGDVNRSWGGLQSQPEIALQMGMQGLGYMHSDLGGFAGANLNDNLYVRWLQYGVFQPIFRPHAQEDVASEPVFRSDFAKKHAKKAIELRYKLLPYNYNLAFENNQKGTPLMRPIFFEENDDKLMANSETYLWGKDFLITPILKDSLKTKEIYFPKTANWFHFYSDEKIEGGQTKLVKVKQKSIPTYVRGGAFVLMTNVVQTTDNYKGNKLELHYYYDASVKESERTFYNDDGITANAFEKGNYELLKFEAELSKRWLEIDLEAEFGNHWKTSEKEIALVVHNINWNPRKIKIGKKRVKISPQNNTLRLMLKWNPTKELKIKITTK from the coding sequence ATGAAAAACATCAAAATTCTTTTTTTACTACTTTTTGTATCTACTTTTTTATTTTCACAAAACTCTAAAAGAGTTTTAGAAAATTTAAAACAAGATGGAAATACAATAACAATTCAAGTGAACGATGGTCGTTATTTAATCGAATTTTATTCATCCGAAATTGTAGAAACTTCATTCCTACCAAAAGGAGAAGTTCAATCAAATACATCTCATGCAGTTGTTTTAAAGCCTAAAAAAACTCACATTATTATAAATCAGTTAAAAAATAAAGTAATTTATAAATCTGATGGAATAGAAGTTCAAATTCAAAAAGAGCCTTTTAAAATCTCATACTTTTATAAAGGAGAAGAAGTTATCTCAGAAAAAAGAGGCTACTATAAATCGAAACACAATGCTTTAGAAACTGTAAAAGACAATATTATTGCTAAAGAAACCGAGAAAATCGAATTCAATTTAACAGAAAACGAAGTTTTATACGGAGCAGGAGCAAGGGCTTTAGGAATGAACAGGCGTGGCAATCGTTTGGCGTTATTTAACAGAGCCCATTATGGTTACGAAACACATTCAGCGCTGATGAATTTTACCTTGCCCATTGTAATTTCATCAAAAAAATACATGCTTCATTTTGATAATGCTCCAGTGGGTTATTTAGATTTAGATAGTAAAAAAAACAATTCTTTAACCTATGAAACCATTTCTGGGCGAAAAACCTACCAAGTTATTGTTGGAGATTCATGGGAAAAATTAATAGAAAATTACACCCAATTAACAGGCAAACAACCTTTGCCACCAAGATGGGCTTTAGGAAATTTTTCAAGCAGATTTGGTTATCATTCTCAAAAAGAAACAGAAAAAACCATTGCAAAATTTAAAGACGAAGAAATTCCTGTTGACGCAGTTATTTTAGACTTGTATTGGTTTGGGAAAGACATTCAAGGAACCATGGGTAATTTAGAGGTTTACAAAGACTCTTTCCCAGATATAAAACGCATGATTTCTAATTTTAAAGAAAAAGGCGTAAAAACCGTTTTAATTACAGAACCATTTATTTTAACAAACTCAAATAAATGGAACGAAGCTGTAGCAAAAGATGTTTTAGCAAAAGATTCTGTTGGAAATCCTGCAAAATACGATTTCTATTTTGGAAATACAGGAATTGTAGATATCTATAAAAAAGAAGGAAAAGACTGGTTTTGGAACATTTATAAAGAGATTTTAGCCTTAGGCGTTAAAGGTTTATGGGGCGATTTAGGCGAGCCAGAAGTGCATCCAACTTGGGTACAACATGCCATAGGTTCAGCAAATGAAGTGCACAATACTTATGGTCACGATTGGGCAAAACTAATTTTTGAAGGGTATAAAACCGATTTTCCAAACGAAAGACCGTTTATTTTAATGCGTGCAGGTTATTCAGGTTCGCAACGTTTTGGTATGATTCCTTGGTCTGGAGATGTAAACAGAAGTTGGGGTGGTTTGCAATCGCAACCAGAAATTGCGTTACAAATGGGCATGCAAGGTTTGGGCTATATGCATTCAGACTTAGGCGGTTTTGCAGGGGCCAATTTAAATGATAATTTATATGTAAGATGGTTGCAATATGGTGTCTTTCAGCCAATTTTTAGACCACATGCACAAGAAGATGTTGCAAGCGAACCTGTTTTTAGAAGCGATTTTGCAAAAAAACATGCTAAAAAAGCCATAGAATTGCGTTACAAATTATTGCCTTACAATTACAATTTAGCCTTCGAAAATAACCAAAAAGGTACCCCCTTAATGCGTCCGATTTTTTTTGAAGAGAATGATGATAAATTAATGGCAAATTCAGAAACGTATTTATGGGGAAAAGATTTTTTAATCACACCCATTTTAAAAGATTCTCTAAAAACCAAAGAAATTTATTTTCCAAAAACGGCCAATTGGTTTCATTTTTATTCTGATGAAAAAATAGAAGGAGGGCAAACAAAATTGGTAAAAGTAAAACAAAAATCCATTCCTACTTACGTGAGAGGTGGCGCTTTTGTTTTAATGACCAATGTTGTACAAACCACAGATAATTACAAAGGCAACAAATTAGAGCTACATTATTATTACGATGCTTCTGTAAAAGAAAGCGAAAGAACTTTTTATAATGACGATGGAATTACAGCAAATGCCTTCGAAAAAGGAAACTACGAATTGTTAAAGTTTGAAGCAGAACTCTCAAAAAGATGGTTAGAAATTGATTTGGAAGCCGAATTCGGAAACCATTGGAAAACATCAGAAAAAGAAATAGCATTGGTTGTTCATAATATTAATTGGAACCCGAGAAAGATAAAAATAGGTAAAAAAAGAGTTAAAATATCACCTCAAAATAATACACTTCGCCTGATGTTAAAGTGGAATCCTACAAAAGAATTAAAGATTAAAATAACCACAAAATAA
- a CDS encoding glycoside hydrolase family 13 protein, producing MRNLIFFFLLIGLISCNNEKTKENISKVSISNTTLERVEPLNWFIGFKDTSLQLLVKEPSIGNFTPSISYKGVSIEKVHTAKSENYLFIDLNIDSSTKPGKFDIVFTNKNGTKKTHTYELKSREKSAEEYVGFNSSDVLYLITPDRFANGDSSNDIGSKTSKINETGESVQFLKENSINRNDDYARHGGDIKGITNHLDYINTMGFTAIWSSPLLTNDMPKQSYHGYAITDLYEIDPRFGTLADYRELADKAREKGIKLIMDQVANHCGSEHWWMKDLPFKDWVNYQENFENNGNLITSNHRRTTNEDLYASKIDKKQNTDGWFVSTMPDLNQKNPFMAKYIIQNSIWWIETIGLGGIRQDTYPYPDKQFMSDWAGAIMNEYPNFSIVGEEWSYNPLLIGYWQKGANNRDGYESNLTSTMDFAMQRKVVEALNEEESWDKGLVKIYEGLANDFHYASPKDIMVFPDNHDMSRIYTQLNGDFANTQMALTTYLIMPRTPQIYYGTEILMDDFKKPGDHGLIRTDFPGGWQGDTVNAFSGKGLTSQQKEMQSFLKKFLNYRKDSKAIHEGKTVHFAPFMGTYFLFRILNDEVVVNIINKNEKPITIDLKRYVEIGLEGKTLKNIITGEQFIWGDDIELKQKGSILLTTKSKFD from the coding sequence ATGAGAAACTTAATCTTCTTTTTTTTATTAATCGGTTTAATTTCTTGTAACAACGAAAAAACCAAAGAAAACATTTCTAAAGTTTCTATTTCAAACACAACTTTAGAAAGAGTTGAGCCACTAAATTGGTTTATTGGTTTTAAAGACACTTCACTTCAATTATTAGTAAAAGAACCTAGTATTGGTAATTTTACACCTTCAATTTCTTATAAAGGAGTTTCCATTGAAAAAGTGCATACTGCAAAAAGTGAAAATTATTTATTTATCGATTTAAATATTGATTCATCTACAAAACCAGGCAAATTTGATATTGTTTTTACTAATAAAAACGGAACAAAAAAAACACATACTTACGAACTAAAATCAAGAGAAAAATCTGCTGAAGAATATGTGGGTTTTAATAGTTCAGATGTTTTGTATTTAATTACGCCAGATCGTTTTGCAAATGGAGATTCGTCAAACGATATTGGTTCTAAAACTTCAAAAATTAATGAAACTGGAGAATCTGTTCAATTTTTAAAAGAAAATAGTATTAACAGAAATGATGATTATGCACGTCATGGAGGAGATATCAAAGGAATTACCAATCATTTAGATTATATTAATACAATGGGGTTTACTGCAATTTGGTCATCTCCGTTGTTAACAAATGACATGCCAAAACAGTCGTATCATGGCTATGCAATTACAGATTTATATGAGATAGATCCAAGATTTGGAACTCTTGCAGATTATAGAGAACTGGCAGATAAAGCCAGAGAAAAAGGTATTAAATTAATAATGGACCAAGTTGCCAATCATTGTGGTAGCGAACATTGGTGGATGAAAGATTTGCCTTTTAAAGATTGGGTAAATTATCAAGAAAATTTCGAAAATAATGGCAATTTAATTACCTCAAATCATAGAAGAACTACCAATGAAGATTTGTATGCTTCAAAAATTGATAAAAAGCAAAATACTGATGGTTGGTTTGTTTCAACGATGCCAGATTTGAATCAAAAAAATCCATTTATGGCAAAATACATCATTCAAAATAGTATTTGGTGGATAGAAACTATTGGTTTAGGAGGAATTAGACAAGACACATATCCATATCCAGACAAACAATTTATGAGTGATTGGGCAGGAGCAATTATGAATGAATATCCTAATTTTTCTATTGTTGGCGAAGAATGGAGTTACAATCCGTTATTGATAGGTTATTGGCAAAAAGGTGCAAATAATAGAGATGGTTACGAATCTAATTTAACTTCTACAATGGATTTTGCAATGCAAAGAAAAGTAGTAGAAGCGTTAAATGAGGAAGAATCTTGGGACAAAGGTTTGGTAAAAATTTATGAAGGTTTGGCAAATGATTTTCATTATGCATCACCAAAAGATATTATGGTTTTTCCAGACAATCATGATATGAGTAGAATTTATACACAATTAAATGGCGATTTTGCAAATACACAAATGGCACTAACTACCTACTTAATAATGCCTAGAACCCCGCAAATTTATTACGGAACAGAAATTTTAATGGACGATTTTAAAAAACCTGGTGATCATGGTCTAATTCGTACAGATTTTCCAGGTGGCTGGCAAGGAGATACTGTAAATGCATTTTCAGGCAAAGGTTTAACTTCTCAGCAAAAAGAAATGCAATCTTTTTTAAAGAAATTTTTAAATTATAGAAAAGATTCAAAGGCAATTCATGAAGGAAAAACCGTTCATTTTGCACCCTTCATGGGAACATATTTTTTGTTCAGAATTTTAAATGATGAAGTTGTTGTAAACATTATCAATAAAAATGAAAAACCAATTACTATTGATTTAAAACGCTATGTAGAAATTGGTTTAGAAGGTAAAACACTTAAAAATATTATTACTGGCGAACAATTTATTTGGGGGGATGATATTGAATTAAAACAAAAAGGAAGCATTCTTTTAACCACAAAAAGTAAGTTTGATTAA
- a CDS encoding glycoside hydrolase family 65 protein: MNQDYIIPNDWSIIEEGFNPEMVKSSESLFSIGNGAMGQRANFEENYSGKTFQGSYIAGVYYPDKTRVGWWKNGYPEYFAKVLNAPNWIGINVTINDENLDLNQCKSVSKFKRELNMKEGWLSRSFEAELQNGIKIKVDTKRFLSLELDEVGAISYAVTPLNTNATITFSPYLDAGITNEDTNWDDQFWDVLEVAQNNQQSFIQARTMKTHFYTCTFMESRLFIDTAEVITDCNHSKTGKRATCSYTQEIQKNKTYTIHKFGGYVVDRNHNKNELVATAKDVLDKAVSFGFDALLEMQKQSWAQIWNMSDITIKGDVKAQQGIRFNIFQLNQTYLGTDATLNIGPKGFTGEKYGGSTYWDTEAYCIPFYMATKDQSVAKKLLEYRYNHLEKAIENAAKLGFKNGAALYPMVTMNGEECHNEWEITFEEIHRNGAIAFAIFNYHRFTDDYSYIPEKGLEVLIGIARFWHQRVNFSTDKNKYVMLGVTGPNEYENNVNNNWYTNYIAKWCIEYALENIEIVKTNHTSDYIRIKEKVAFTDDELMGWKKVADNMYFPYSEEHNVFLQQDGFLDKELITVANLDKSQRPINQKWSWDRILRSPYIKQADVLQGFYFFENDFSTEELERHFDFYEPFTVHESSLSPCVHSIQAAKLNRMEQAYAFYLRTSRLDLDDYNHEVEEGLHITSMAGTWMSIVEGFGGMRILNNTLSFAPKIPKEWKSYSFKVNFRNQIITVNVSQNGSVFEIDGNNEINILVNGKLITVSPNNLVTV, from the coding sequence ATGAATCAAGATTATATCATACCCAATGATTGGTCCATTATCGAAGAAGGTTTTAATCCAGAAATGGTAAAATCGTCAGAAAGCCTATTCAGTATTGGAAATGGTGCTATGGGACAACGTGCTAATTTCGAAGAAAATTACTCAGGTAAAACTTTTCAAGGAAGCTATATTGCGGGTGTTTATTATCCAGATAAAACAAGAGTTGGCTGGTGGAAAAACGGCTATCCAGAATATTTTGCAAAAGTATTAAATGCACCCAATTGGATAGGAATTAATGTTACAATTAATGATGAAAATTTAGATTTAAATCAATGCAAATCTGTTTCAAAATTTAAAAGAGAGCTAAACATGAAAGAAGGTTGGTTGTCTCGAAGTTTTGAAGCCGAATTACAAAACGGAATTAAAATCAAGGTTGATACAAAACGTTTTTTAAGTTTAGAATTAGATGAAGTTGGTGCCATAAGTTATGCAGTAACTCCTTTAAACACAAATGCTACAATTACTTTTTCACCTTATTTAGATGCAGGTATTACAAACGAAGACACCAATTGGGATGATCAATTTTGGGATGTTTTAGAGGTCGCACAAAACAATCAGCAATCTTTTATACAAGCAAGAACCATGAAAACGCACTTTTACACCTGTACCTTTATGGAATCTCGTTTGTTTATAGATACTGCCGAGGTTATAACAGATTGCAACCATTCTAAAACAGGCAAAAGAGCAACTTGTTCATATACCCAAGAAATTCAAAAGAACAAAACCTATACAATTCATAAATTTGGTGGATATGTAGTGGATAGAAACCATAATAAAAACGAATTAGTTGCTACAGCAAAAGATGTTTTAGACAAAGCTGTAAGTTTTGGTTTCGATGCTTTGTTAGAAATGCAAAAACAATCTTGGGCGCAGATTTGGAACATGTCAGATATTACTATAAAAGGTGATGTAAAAGCGCAACAAGGTATCCGTTTTAATATTTTTCAACTAAATCAAACGTATTTAGGTACAGATGCGACTTTAAATATTGGCCCCAAAGGATTCACTGGCGAAAAATATGGAGGAAGCACCTATTGGGATACAGAAGCCTATTGCATTCCATTTTATATGGCAACCAAAGACCAATCTGTTGCAAAAAAGTTATTAGAATACAGATACAATCATTTAGAAAAAGCGATTGAAAATGCAGCAAAACTCGGTTTTAAAAACGGAGCAGCATTGTATCCAATGGTAACTATGAATGGTGAAGAATGCCATAACGAATGGGAAATTACTTTTGAAGAAATTCATAGAAATGGCGCCATTGCATTTGCAATTTTTAATTATCATCGTTTTACAGACGATTATTCTTACATTCCAGAAAAAGGCTTGGAAGTTTTAATAGGAATTGCTCGTTTTTGGCATCAAAGAGTAAATTTTTCTACAGATAAAAACAAATACGTAATGTTAGGCGTAACAGGCCCTAACGAATACGAAAACAACGTAAACAATAACTGGTACACCAATTATATTGCAAAATGGTGTATTGAGTATGCTTTAGAGAATATTGAAATTGTAAAAACAAATCATACTTCAGACTATATCAGAATTAAAGAAAAAGTTGCTTTTACGGATGATGAATTAATGGGATGGAAAAAAGTAGCAGACAATATGTATTTTCCGTATTCAGAAGAACACAACGTTTTCTTGCAACAAGACGGTTTCTTAGATAAGGAATTAATAACAGTTGCCAATTTAGACAAAAGCCAAAGACCCATTAATCAAAAATGGAGTTGGGACAGGATTTTACGTTCACCATACATCAAACAAGCAGATGTTTTACAAGGTTTTTACTTTTTTGAAAATGATTTTTCTACGGAAGAATTAGAACGTCACTTCGATTTTTACGAACCATTTACAGTACACGAAAGTTCATTATCTCCTTGTGTACATAGCATACAAGCAGCAAAATTAAATAGAATGGAACAAGCATATGCATTCTACTTAAGAACTTCAAGATTAGATTTAGATGATTATAATCACGAAGTAGAAGAAGGCTTACACATAACTTCCATGGCAGGCACTTGGATGAGTATTGTAGAAGGTTTTGGTGGCATGAGAATATTAAATAACACACTTTCTTTTGCGCCAAAAATTCCTAAAGAATGGAAATCGTATTCATTTAAAGTAAATTTTAGAAATCAAATTATTACGGTTAATGTTTCTCAAAACGGTTCCGTTTTTGAAATTGATGGAAACAACGAAATAAACATTTTGGTCAACGGAAAATTAATTACAGTTTCCCCTAATAATTTAGTAACTGTTTAA
- the pgmB gene encoding beta-phosphoglucomutase → MKKAFIFDLDGVIVDTAKYHYLAWKKLANELGFEFTKEQNELFKGVSRKRCLEILLEIGKIEATQEQFDTWMIEKNVDYLKYIETMDASEILPDVPKILDYLKNRKYRIALGSASKNAQPILEKVGLISYFDAIIDGNNVTKAKPNPEVFLLAAKQLGVNSSDCVVFEDAVAGVQAANSAKMISIGIGDAKVLSEAKYNFNDFTEIDTNFIQDLINRN, encoded by the coding sequence ATGAAAAAAGCATTTATATTCGATTTAGATGGTGTTATTGTAGATACTGCCAAATATCATTATTTAGCTTGGAAAAAATTAGCCAACGAATTAGGTTTCGAATTTACCAAAGAACAAAACGAATTGTTTAAAGGCGTTAGTAGAAAACGTTGTTTAGAAATTCTATTAGAAATCGGTAAAATAGAAGCAACACAAGAACAATTTGATACTTGGATGATTGAGAAAAATGTCGATTATTTAAAGTACATAGAAACTATGGACGCTTCTGAAATTCTACCAGACGTACCCAAAATATTAGATTACTTAAAAAATAGAAAATACCGAATTGCATTAGGCTCTGCCAGTAAAAATGCACAACCTATTTTAGAAAAAGTGGGTTTAATTTCTTATTTTGATGCAATTATAGACGGAAACAACGTAACAAAAGCCAAGCCAAACCCAGAAGTATTTCTTTTGGCCGCAAAACAATTAGGCGTAAATTCAAGCGATTGTGTGGTTTTTGAAGACGCTGTAGCAGGTGTGCAAGCCGCAAACAGTGCAAAAATGATTAGTATAGGAATTGGAGATGCTAAGGTTTTATCGGAAGCAAAATATAATTTCAACGATTTTACAGAAATCGATACCAATTTTATACAAGATTTAATCAATAGAAACTAG
- a CDS encoding MFS transporter, producing MEKRKLSFWQIWNMSFGFLGIQMGFALQNANASRILQIFGADVHELSWFWIIAPLMGLIVQPIIGHYSDKTWGKFGRRKPYFLVGAILASIGLVLMPQADIFIAFLPALWVGAGFLMIMDASFNIAMEPFRALVGDNLRTDQRTLGFSVQTALIGFGAVVGSWLPYALTNWFGVSNETLAGVVPANLIWSFIIGAVILIISILVTVTTTKEYSPEELANFDNDTEEVSEEESSSLMDIFEDFKKMPTTMRQLSWVQFFSWFGLFGMWVFATPAIAQHIYGLPHTDSSSTTYQNAGDWVGILFGIYNLVSAFYAFALPYIAKQLGRKKTHSISLIIGGLGLLSIYVMPNENWLIVSMIGVGIAWASILAMPYAILAGSISAKKMGVYMGIFNFFIVVPQIINALIGGPLVKYAYNNEAIFALMISGFSFLIAAALVYKVKDVDDVVKIV from the coding sequence ATGGAAAAGCGTAAATTAAGCTTCTGGCAAATCTGGAACATGAGTTTTGGATTTCTAGGAATACAAATGGGGTTCGCCCTACAAAACGCAAACGCAAGTAGAATTTTACAAATTTTTGGAGCAGATGTCCACGAACTTTCTTGGTTTTGGATAATTGCCCCTCTAATGGGACTGATTGTACAGCCAATTATAGGTCATTACAGTGATAAAACTTGGGGAAAATTTGGTAGAAGAAAACCGTACTTTTTAGTTGGAGCTATTTTAGCCTCCATTGGTTTAGTATTAATGCCACAAGCAGATATTTTTATCGCTTTTTTACCTGCACTATGGGTAGGAGCTGGCTTTTTAATGATTATGGATGCTTCTTTTAACATTGCCATGGAGCCTTTTAGAGCTTTAGTGGGCGACAATTTAAGAACAGATCAAAGAACTTTAGGTTTTAGCGTTCAAACAGCTTTAATAGGTTTTGGTGCTGTAGTTGGTTCTTGGTTGCCTTATGCGTTAACAAATTGGTTTGGTGTTTCAAACGAAACTTTAGCAGGAGTCGTGCCAGCAAACTTAATTTGGTCGTTTATAATTGGAGCAGTTATTTTAATCATTTCAATTTTAGTTACGGTTACTACAACCAAAGAATATTCTCCTGAAGAACTAGCAAATTTTGATAATGATACAGAAGAAGTTTCTGAAGAAGAGAGTTCTAGTTTGATGGATATTTTTGAAGATTTCAAAAAAATGCCCACCACAATGCGTCAATTAAGTTGGGTGCAGTTCTTTTCTTGGTTTGGTTTATTTGGAATGTGGGTTTTTGCCACACCAGCAATTGCACAACATATTTATGGTTTACCACACACAGATAGTAGTAGTACAACCTATCAAAATGCTGGAGATTGGGTTGGAATTCTTTTTGGAATTTACAATTTAGTATCTGCATTTTATGCTTTTGCTTTACCATATATTGCCAAACAACTGGGCAGAAAAAAAACGCATTCTATATCTTTAATTATTGGTGGTTTAGGACTTTTATCAATTTACGTTATGCCAAATGAAAATTGGCTAATAGTTTCTATGATTGGAGTTGGAATTGCTTGGGCAAGTATTTTAGCAATGCCATATGCCATTTTAGCAGGTTCAATTTCTGCTAAAAAAATGGGAGTTTATATGGGTATTTTCAATTTCTTTATTGTAGTTCCGCAAATTATCAATGCGTTAATTGGTGGACCATTAGTAAAATACGCTTATAATAATGAAGCAATTTTTGCTTTAATGATTAGTGGATTTAGTTTTTTAATTGCTGCAGCTTTAGTTTACAAAGTAAAAGATGTCGATGATGTAGTAAAAATAGTTTAA
- a CDS encoding LacI family DNA-binding transcriptional regulator, whose protein sequence is MKQKITIKTIAKELGVSTSTVSKALKDSHEISKETKDKIQAYANLYNYKPNNLALQLRNQKTKVIGVILPKIVHHFFSTVIMGIEDGANAKGYNIMVCFSNESYKKEVETLKVLSNGSVDGLIISIASETLENKDFNHIKGLVSEEIPLVLFDRVVDEISCDKVVVDDVGAGYKATKYLVENGCKNIALITTPNHVNVGALRRQGYEKALIESYIKTNKNLIAEVDESKEIKPQIEKVFSENIDAVFAVNEIYAANAMRIAKEKGFTVPKDMSIIGFTDGLISEYSSPSITTIAQHGFTMGKQAVELLIDRIENETEIFKPKKIVISSDLKLRESTKPSS, encoded by the coding sequence ATGAAGCAAAAAATTACCATTAAAACAATCGCAAAAGAATTAGGAGTATCTACATCAACCGTTTCTAAAGCATTAAAAGATAGTCACGAGATTAGTAAAGAAACTAAAGACAAGATTCAGGCATATGCCAATCTTTACAACTATAAACCTAACAATTTAGCATTGCAACTTCGCAACCAAAAAACCAAAGTAATTGGTGTAATTTTGCCTAAAATAGTGCATCATTTTTTCTCTACAGTTATTATGGGAATAGAAGATGGTGCCAATGCAAAAGGCTATAACATTATGGTTTGTTTCTCTAATGAGTCTTACAAAAAAGAAGTAGAAACGTTAAAAGTTTTATCGAATGGAAGTGTAGATGGTTTAATTATTTCCATAGCAAGTGAAACCCTTGAAAATAAAGATTTTAACCATATAAAAGGCTTGGTCTCAGAAGAAATTCCACTAGTATTATTTGATAGAGTGGTAGACGAAATATCTTGCGATAAAGTAGTGGTAGATGATGTTGGTGCAGGCTATAAAGCAACCAAATACTTAGTAGAAAACGGCTGTAAAAACATAGCATTAATAACAACACCAAACCACGTAAATGTTGGGGCTTTAAGAAGGCAAGGTTACGAAAAAGCTTTAATTGAATCGTACATTAAAACAAATAAAAATTTAATTGCAGAGGTAGATGAAAGTAAAGAGATAAAGCCTCAAATAGAAAAAGTATTTAGTGAAAATATTGATGCTGTTTTCGCTGTAAATGAAATTTATGCAGCAAATGCGATGCGAATAGCCAAAGAGAAAGGGTTTACAGTGCCAAAAGACATGTCTATAATAGGTTTTACAGATGGTTTAATATCCGAATATTCTTCGCCATCTATTACTACAATTGCGCAACATGGTTTTACAATGGGTAAACAAGCAGTGGAATTATTAATTGATAGAATCGAAAATGAAACTGAAATTTTTAAACCTAAAAAAATTGTAATTTCTAGCGATTTAAAATTACGAGAATCTACGAAACCGTCGTCGTAA